One window of the Candidatus Sulfotelmatobacter sp. genome contains the following:
- the nuoF gene encoding NADH-quinone oxidoreductase subunit NuoF, whose translation MSDLVTAVLTKGIGQLNLRDIDVYRQQGGYEQLTRAMAMEPKAVADLCSGSNLRGRGGAGFPTGRKWSFLPNNGRPRYMVCNCDEAEPGTFKDHMLLEETPHQIIEGILIGAYAIGCEHAYIYIRGEFKRGYQIMRDAVAQARAAGFIGENVCGSGKRLEFTIHRGAGAYICGEETGLLNSLEGRRGEPRLKPPFPAVKGLYGEPTVVNNVETLAYLPYIMKNGAEWFAKVGPERSPGYKVVSISGHVVKPGNYEVPLGTTLRQLIWECAGGLRPGRTFMGVQPGGGSSACLFEEHLDLAYDFDTMAKAGSMLGSGAMVVFDDTTDFVIAAYSLIRFYAHESCGQCTPCREGGNWIQRTLERLLAGGGVESDVDVIVSAAHQLTGLNLCALGDSIEPFLASVIKRYEHQFRAYVRSPEERVAV comes from the coding sequence ATGAGCGACCTCGTTACTGCTGTTCTCACCAAGGGGATTGGGCAGCTCAACCTGCGCGACATCGACGTGTATCGTCAGCAGGGTGGTTACGAGCAGTTGACGCGGGCGATGGCGATGGAACCGAAGGCCGTCGCCGATCTGTGCAGCGGATCGAACTTGCGTGGCCGCGGCGGCGCGGGCTTCCCGACCGGCCGCAAGTGGTCGTTCTTGCCGAACAACGGGCGGCCGCGCTACATGGTCTGCAACTGCGACGAGGCGGAGCCCGGCACGTTCAAGGACCACATGCTGCTCGAGGAGACCCCGCACCAGATCATCGAGGGGATCCTGATCGGCGCGTACGCGATCGGCTGCGAGCACGCCTACATCTACATCCGCGGCGAGTTCAAGCGCGGCTACCAGATCATGCGCGACGCCGTCGCGCAGGCGCGCGCGGCCGGCTTCATCGGCGAGAACGTCTGCGGCAGCGGCAAACGGCTCGAGTTCACCATCCACCGCGGCGCCGGCGCGTACATCTGCGGCGAGGAGACGGGGCTGCTCAACTCGCTCGAAGGACGGCGCGGCGAGCCGCGCCTCAAGCCGCCGTTCCCGGCGGTCAAGGGACTCTACGGCGAGCCGACCGTCGTCAACAACGTCGAGACGCTGGCCTACCTGCCGTACATCATGAAGAACGGCGCCGAGTGGTTCGCCAAGGTCGGACCGGAGCGTTCGCCGGGCTACAAGGTCGTCTCGATCTCCGGTCACGTCGTCAAGCCCGGCAACTACGAGGTGCCGCTCGGCACGACGCTGCGCCAGCTGATCTGGGAGTGCGCGGGCGGCTTGCGCCCCGGCCGCACGTTCATGGGCGTGCAGCCCGGCGGCGGTTCGTCGGCGTGCCTGTTCGAAGAGCACCTCGACCTGGCGTACGACTTCGACACGATGGCCAAAGCCGGCTCGATGCTCGGGTCGGGCGCGATGGTCGTCTTCGACGACACCACCGACTTCGTGATCGCCGCGTACTCGCTGATCCGCTTCTACGCGCACGAGTCGTGCGGGCAGTGCACGCCGTGCCGCGAAGGCGGGAACTGGATCCAGCGCACGCTGGAACGGCTGCTGGCCGGCGGCGGCGTCGAGTCGGACGTCGACGTGATCGTCAGCGCCGCGCACCAGCTGACCGGCCTCAATCTGTGCGCGCTGGGCGACTCGATCGAACCGTTCCTGGCCTCGGTCATCAAACGCTACGAGCACCAGTTCCGCGCCTACGTGCGCTCGCCCGAAGAGAGAGTCGCCGTATAG
- a CDS encoding molybdopterin-dependent oxidoreductase, translating to MSATAVPTDLVTVTIDGVAVQVPKGTLLVEAAKTIHRDIPVYCYHEKLGPAGLCRICLVEIEGMPKLQIACNTPVTDGMVVHTTNPKVDDGRRAILEFFLLNHPLDCPICDKGGECDLQDYSMAYGQGASRMVESKLPKPKAVDLGPTIVLDEERCIVCQRCVRFDQIITQESSLRTDDRGAHTIIATATGKPYVSDFTGNVTELCPVGALTSKTYRFRSRPWDNHRTTTTCAQCSVGCQMYVDERNNTLLRTMSVPEDDAISDSWLCDRGRYNIGFVDDERRITTPLLRQPDGSFAQLDWADALDLLAGELKKAGASIGVIGGGRLLNEEILLAAELFRGLGTQNLDARVGAQSVVRSAQSVTHVDVERAQTIVTIGRPPSQLAPVLDLRVRKAVARNGARLISAGDYPANSFVPETRATTADELRAALGDAPGTVVVISDGVRREADGPLTAVLRALPGATTHFLVLPETPNGRGADALGLRPGSGGLDTRGMLEAARDGKLALLAFLGADPMLRFPDRALAEAALDAAPFVVVTELFMTETAQRANLVLPVCSAFEKSGTTTDLAGDVLPVAGAVRAPAGVLADGDVVVELAARLNVPLSAPDRLDETVRDLVRRAPSQSPAAAQPGDAGAARPAENGRLRVIAESASFTGGGTLANDPRLGALRLRPRVRIHPETARAWALADGESVTVSSGSDASLADLTVVVDPSVPRDAVALLDGLPAAPLNTLGVNPSVRLLKPAVLA from the coding sequence GTGTCCGCGACCGCCGTGCCGACCGACCTGGTCACCGTCACCATCGACGGCGTCGCCGTGCAGGTCCCCAAGGGGACGCTGCTGGTCGAGGCCGCCAAGACGATCCACCGCGACATCCCGGTCTACTGCTACCACGAGAAGCTCGGCCCGGCTGGGCTGTGCCGCATCTGCTTGGTCGAGATCGAAGGGATGCCCAAGCTGCAGATCGCGTGCAACACGCCGGTCACCGACGGCATGGTCGTGCACACGACCAACCCCAAGGTCGACGACGGCCGGCGTGCGATCCTCGAGTTCTTCCTGTTGAACCACCCGCTGGACTGCCCGATCTGCGACAAGGGCGGCGAGTGCGATCTGCAAGACTACTCGATGGCTTACGGCCAAGGCGCCTCGCGAATGGTCGAGTCGAAGCTGCCCAAGCCCAAGGCGGTCGATCTCGGCCCGACGATCGTGCTCGACGAAGAGCGCTGCATCGTCTGCCAGCGCTGCGTGCGCTTCGACCAGATCATCACGCAGGAGAGCTCGCTGCGCACCGACGACCGGGGCGCGCACACGATCATCGCGACGGCGACCGGCAAGCCGTACGTCTCCGACTTCACCGGCAACGTCACCGAGCTGTGCCCGGTCGGCGCGCTGACCTCGAAGACGTACCGCTTCCGCTCGCGGCCGTGGGACAACCACCGCACGACGACGACCTGCGCGCAGTGCAGCGTCGGCTGCCAGATGTACGTCGACGAGCGCAACAACACGTTGCTGCGCACGATGAGCGTCCCCGAGGACGACGCCATTTCGGACAGTTGGCTGTGCGACCGCGGGCGCTACAACATCGGCTTCGTCGACGACGAGCGCCGGATCACCACGCCGCTGCTGCGCCAGCCCGACGGGAGCTTCGCCCAGCTCGACTGGGCCGACGCGCTCGACCTCTTGGCGGGCGAGTTGAAGAAGGCCGGCGCGAGCATCGGCGTGATCGGCGGCGGCCGGCTGCTCAACGAAGAGATCCTGCTGGCGGCGGAGCTGTTCCGCGGCTTGGGGACGCAGAACCTCGACGCCCGCGTCGGCGCGCAGTCGGTCGTGCGGTCGGCGCAGAGCGTCACCCACGTCGACGTCGAGCGAGCGCAGACGATCGTCACCATCGGCCGGCCGCCTTCACAGCTCGCGCCGGTGCTCGACCTGCGCGTGCGCAAGGCCGTCGCGCGCAACGGCGCGCGGCTGATCTCGGCCGGCGACTATCCGGCGAACAGCTTCGTCCCCGAGACGCGCGCGACGACGGCCGATGAGCTGCGGGCCGCGCTGGGAGATGCGCCGGGAACGGTCGTCGTGATCTCCGACGGCGTGCGACGCGAGGCCGATGGGCCGCTGACCGCGGTCCTGCGCGCGCTCCCCGGCGCGACGACGCACTTCCTCGTCCTTCCCGAGACGCCGAACGGGCGCGGCGCCGATGCGCTCGGCTTGCGCCCGGGCAGCGGCGGCCTCGACACGCGCGGGATGCTCGAAGCGGCGCGCGACGGCAAGCTGGCGCTGTTGGCGTTCCTCGGAGCGGACCCGATGCTGCGCTTCCCCGACCGCGCGCTGGCCGAAGCGGCGTTGGACGCGGCGCCGTTCGTCGTCGTCACCGAGCTGTTCATGACCGAGACCGCGCAGCGCGCGAACCTGGTGCTGCCGGTGTGCAGCGCGTTCGAGAAGTCCGGCACGACGACCGATCTGGCCGGCGACGTGCTGCCGGTCGCCGGCGCGGTTCGCGCGCCGGCCGGCGTGCTCGCCGACGGCGACGTCGTCGTCGAGCTGGCCGCGCGCCTGAACGTCCCGCTCTCCGCGCCCGACCGGCTCGACGAGACGGTGCGCGATCTGGTGCGCCGCGCGCCGTCGCAATCGCCCGCGGCCGCGCAACCCGGCGACGCCGGCGCCGCGCGCCCGGCCGAGAACGGCCGGCTGCGCGTCATCGCCGAGAGCGCCAGCTTCACCGGCGGCGGTACGCTGGCCAACGATCCGCGCTTGGGTGCGCTGCGGCTGCGGCCGCGGGTGCGCATCCACCCGGAGACGGCGCGTGCCTGGGCTCTCGCCGACGGCGAGAGCGTCACGGTGAGTTCCGGCAGCGACGCGTCGCTGGCCGATCTGACCGTCGTGGTCGACCCGAGCGTCCCGCGCGACGCGGTCGCGCTGCTCGACGGCCTCCCCGCCGCCCCGCTCAACACGCTCGGGGTCAACCCGTCGGTCCGCCTCCTGAAGCCGGCGGTGCTGGCATGA
- the nuoH gene encoding NADH-quinone oxidoreductase subunit NuoH gives MNSVPFWLIVLIKAVVVLAVVITTFAYSMLFERKIMGWMQMRPGPNRVGPWGMLQPAADAVKMIFKEDLTPETADPLIYRIAPFISLICAMGTFAIIPFSAGGDGTPWSVGNVNAGVLFIFALTSVGVYGISLAGWSSGSKFPLLGAVRSTAQMISYELSMTMSVIGVLILAGSTALDTIVDAQHRLWFIVPQIVGFCIYVITAVAETNRAPFDLVEAETELVGGFHTEYSGLRFGLFFIAEYLNMITVSCLATLLFLGGWNAPFGIPSFGLWGLLWFIIKAGLFLFFYIWLRSTLPRFRYDRLMDFGWKVLLPVATLNLVVTAAIVAVWPSHA, from the coding sequence ATGAATTCCGTGCCGTTTTGGCTGATCGTTTTGATCAAGGCGGTCGTCGTGTTGGCGGTCGTGATCACGACGTTCGCGTACTCGATGCTGTTCGAGCGCAAGATCATGGGTTGGATGCAGATGCGTCCGGGCCCCAATCGCGTCGGACCGTGGGGGATGCTGCAGCCGGCCGCCGACGCGGTCAAGATGATCTTCAAGGAAGACCTCACGCCGGAGACGGCCGACCCGCTGATCTACCGCATCGCGCCGTTCATCTCGCTGATCTGCGCGATGGGGACGTTCGCCATCATCCCGTTCTCGGCCGGCGGCGACGGAACGCCGTGGTCGGTCGGCAACGTCAACGCGGGCGTGCTGTTCATCTTCGCGCTGACCTCGGTCGGCGTCTACGGCATCTCGCTGGCCGGCTGGTCCTCGGGCTCGAAGTTCCCGCTGCTGGGCGCGGTGCGCTCGACCGCCCAGATGATCTCCTACGAGCTCTCGATGACGATGTCGGTGATCGGCGTGCTGATCCTGGCCGGCTCGACCGCCCTGGACACGATCGTCGACGCGCAGCACCGGCTGTGGTTCATCGTGCCGCAGATCGTCGGCTTCTGCATCTACGTGATCACCGCCGTCGCCGAGACGAACCGCGCCCCGTTCGACCTGGTCGAGGCCGAGACCGAGCTGGTGGGCGGCTTCCACACCGAGTACTCCGGGCTGCGGTTCGGGCTGTTCTTCATCGCCGAGTACCTGAACATGATCACCGTCTCGTGCCTGGCGACGCTGCTCTTCCTGGGCGGTTGGAACGCGCCGTTCGGCATCCCCTCGTTCGGCTTGTGGGGCCTGCTGTGGTTCATCATCAAAGCCGGGTTGTTCTTGTTCTTCTACATCTGGTTGCGCTCGACGCTGCCGCGCTTCCGCTACGACCGCCTGATGGATTTCGGCTGGAAAGTGCTGCTGCCGGTGGCGACGCTCAACCTCGTCGTGACGGCGGCGATCGTCGCCGTGTGGCCTTCGCATGCGTAA
- the nuoI gene encoding NADH-quinone oxidoreductase subunit NuoI, whose protein sequence is MRKNLFNVGALARGFSTTFSYLFKKRPTIEYPSVKKQHAPRFHGLHELRRYADGKERCIGCELCAIACPANAITVMGAENAPADRRSPGERYAARYEIDELRCIFCGLCEEACPTDAIVLTPRFEMADYRRGAFVYAKDRLLVPPEAGVGTPPDERPNGIPADLGGVYRAKDTVDIATGYEATNRGHILRDQRRGLAG, encoded by the coding sequence ATGCGTAAGAATCTGTTCAACGTCGGCGCCCTGGCGCGCGGCTTCTCGACGACGTTCAGCTACCTGTTCAAGAAGCGGCCGACGATCGAGTACCCGTCGGTGAAGAAGCAGCACGCGCCGCGCTTCCACGGCCTGCACGAGCTGCGCCGCTACGCCGACGGCAAGGAACGCTGCATCGGCTGCGAGCTGTGCGCGATCGCCTGCCCGGCCAACGCCATCACCGTCATGGGCGCCGAGAACGCGCCGGCCGACCGCCGTTCGCCGGGCGAACGCTACGCGGCGCGCTACGAGATCGACGAGCTGCGCTGCATCTTCTGCGGGCTGTGCGAAGAGGCGTGCCCGACCGACGCCATCGTGCTCACCCCGCGCTTCGAGATGGCCGACTACCGCCGCGGCGCGTTCGTCTACGCCAAGGACCGGCTGCTGGTGCCGCCGGAGGCCGGCGTCGGCACGCCGCCCGACGAGCGCCCCAACGGCATTCCCGCCGATTTGGGCGGCGTGTACCGCGCCAAGGACACGGTCGACATCGCGACCGGCTACGAGGCGACCAACCGCGGTCACATCCTGCGCGACCAGCGCCGAGGGCTGGCCGGATGA
- a CDS encoding NADH-quinone oxidoreductase subunit J, with the protein MIAFAILAIVMVASALFTITARRPVHSVVGLLVNFVALAITYLTLQAEFLAVIQIVVYSGAILILFVFVIALLSSGVAPFDIGPDRAKGVLVPAIVFGALIVAGVVATIVRSPVTVAPGQPGATGDADVFGSVANFGVALFNDNLLPFEATAFILLVAVIGVVLIAGDAGPAGVITRRRRKRPGEREAIVKESAAR; encoded by the coding sequence ATGATCGCGTTCGCGATCCTCGCGATCGTCATGGTCGCCAGCGCCCTCTTCACGATCACCGCGCGCAGGCCGGTGCACTCGGTCGTCGGGCTGCTGGTGAACTTCGTCGCGCTCGCGATCACCTATCTCACGCTGCAGGCCGAGTTCTTGGCCGTCATCCAGATCGTCGTCTACAGCGGCGCGATCCTGATCTTGTTCGTGTTCGTCATCGCGCTGCTCTCGAGCGGCGTCGCGCCGTTCGACATCGGGCCCGACCGCGCCAAGGGCGTCTTGGTCCCGGCGATCGTCTTCGGCGCGCTGATCGTGGCCGGCGTCGTCGCCACGATCGTGCGTTCGCCGGTCACCGTCGCGCCTGGACAACCGGGCGCGACCGGCGACGCCGACGTCTTCGGCAGCGTGGCGAACTTCGGGGTCGCGCTCTTCAACGACAACCTGTTGCCGTTCGAGGCGACCGCGTTCATCCTGCTGGTGGCCGTGATCGGCGTCGTGCTGATCGCCGGCGACGCGGGGCCGGCCGGCGTGATCACCCGCCGCCGCCGCAAGCGTCCGGGCGAGCGCGAGGCGATCGTCAAGGAGTCCGCCGCGCGATGA
- the nuoK gene encoding NADH-quinone oxidoreductase subunit NuoK → MTVAPEYYVGLSAVLFSIGVIGVIVRRNPLIMLMSIELLFNAANLALVAYARAWIDNVGHIFAFLVITVAAAEAAIGLAIVAVTFRKTPHVDVDDVAVLKG, encoded by the coding sequence ATGACGGTCGCACCCGAGTACTACGTCGGCCTCTCGGCCGTCCTGTTCAGCATCGGCGTGATCGGCGTGATCGTGCGGCGCAACCCGCTGATCATGCTGATGTCGATCGAGCTGCTGTTCAACGCCGCGAACCTGGCGCTGGTCGCCTACGCGCGCGCGTGGATCGACAACGTCGGCCACATCTTCGCTTTCCTGGTGATCACGGTCGCCGCCGCCGAGGCCGCCATCGGCCTAGCCATCGTGGCCGTGACCTTCCGCAAAACGCCGCACGTGGACGTCGACGACGTCGCGGTCCTGAAGGGCTAG
- the nuoL gene encoding NADH-quinone oxidoreductase subunit L produces the protein MLLLVIWLLPLLGAVLAWAFGPQLRGWTGPKCTALVGLSFLATAASWGAATGAGGAHVTLVSWLPGWTFGLQLDKLSLVWTLIITGVGFLIHLYSIGYMSGDRAFARFFAYMNFFVFAMLTLVLSDNVVGLLVGWGLVGLASYFLIGFWFERPTAVAAARKAFVMNVVGDVGIMFAIFVIIARIGAIGFADVFTKFPTAFSGPDLFLVCLGLFIGCAAKSAQVPLHTWLPDAMEGPTPVSALIHAATMVTAGVYLVARFAPLWNASPDARALVGVIGALTAILGAILGCVQWDIKRILAYSTMSQIGYMIMGVGVGAFEGGVLHFLTHAFFKAQLFLTSGIVIHALHDEQDVRRMGGLRTRLPFAFWAMLVGVLAICGVPGLSGFFSKDLVLYTTLQKGHPWLYAIGVLTAGITAYYMFRLLFVTFLGSYRGEVDPSDLGIRHPELAGTAPAVGHAEEHEPAGHGHAPAWLMSLPVAILIPFSILIGWLGLGGESSPWARFFGDFFGTTNGPVTSAPFGETVSTLLVLLVVIAGFAVAAQRYWRGEALANAVPRLRNEAIHAPALLVNAYYFDAAYDWLLVRPARALGSWFVRFVDPRVIDAGVREAAISAQWLGHLFRSFETGLVRVYALTIALGVVCFVAYYTLSGVAR, from the coding sequence ATGCTCCTGCTCGTCATTTGGCTGCTGCCGCTGCTGGGCGCGGTGCTGGCCTGGGCCTTCGGGCCGCAGCTGCGCGGCTGGACGGGACCGAAGTGCACCGCCCTGGTCGGCCTCTCGTTCCTCGCGACCGCCGCCAGCTGGGGCGCCGCGACCGGCGCCGGCGGCGCACACGTCACGCTCGTCTCGTGGCTGCCGGGGTGGACCTTCGGCTTGCAACTGGACAAGCTTTCGCTGGTGTGGACGCTGATCATCACCGGCGTCGGCTTCCTGATCCACCTCTACTCGATCGGGTACATGAGCGGCGACCGCGCCTTCGCGCGCTTCTTCGCCTACATGAACTTCTTCGTGTTCGCGATGCTCACGCTGGTGCTCAGCGACAACGTGGTCGGGTTGCTGGTCGGTTGGGGGCTGGTCGGCCTCGCCTCGTACTTCCTGATCGGGTTCTGGTTCGAACGACCGACCGCGGTCGCGGCCGCGCGCAAGGCGTTCGTCATGAACGTCGTCGGCGACGTCGGCATCATGTTCGCGATCTTCGTCATCATCGCGCGCATCGGCGCGATCGGCTTCGCCGACGTCTTCACCAAGTTCCCCACCGCGTTCAGCGGGCCCGATCTGTTCCTGGTCTGTCTGGGGCTGTTCATCGGCTGCGCCGCCAAGTCGGCGCAAGTGCCGCTGCACACCTGGCTGCCGGACGCGATGGAAGGCCCGACCCCGGTCTCGGCGCTGATCCACGCCGCCACTATGGTCACCGCCGGCGTCTACCTGGTGGCGCGGTTCGCCCCGCTGTGGAACGCTTCGCCCGACGCGCGCGCGCTGGTCGGCGTGATCGGCGCCCTGACCGCGATCCTCGGCGCGATCCTGGGCTGCGTGCAGTGGGACATCAAACGCATCCTGGCCTACTCGACCATGTCGCAGATCGGCTACATGATCATGGGCGTGGGCGTGGGCGCGTTCGAGGGTGGCGTGCTGCACTTCCTCACCCACGCGTTCTTCAAGGCGCAGCTGTTCCTCACGTCCGGCATCGTCATCCACGCGCTGCACGACGAGCAGGACGTGCGCCGGATGGGCGGGCTGCGCACGCGGCTCCCGTTCGCCTTCTGGGCGATGCTGGTCGGCGTGCTCGCCATCTGCGGCGTCCCCGGCTTGAGCGGATTCTTCTCGAAGGATCTGGTGCTCTACACGACGCTGCAGAAGGGGCACCCGTGGCTGTACGCGATCGGCGTGCTGACCGCCGGGATCACCGCGTACTACATGTTCCGCCTCTTGTTCGTGACGTTCTTGGGCAGCTATCGCGGCGAGGTCGATCCGTCGGATCTGGGGATTCGGCATCCGGAGCTGGCCGGCACCGCGCCGGCCGTCGGCCACGCCGAGGAGCACGAGCCGGCCGGCCACGGCCACGCGCCGGCCTGGCTGATGTCGCTGCCGGTCGCGATCCTGATCCCGTTCTCGATCCTCATCGGCTGGCTCGGGCTGGGCGGTGAGAGCAGCCCCTGGGCGCGCTTCTTCGGCGACTTCTTCGGGACGACGAACGGGCCGGTCACCAGCGCGCCGTTCGGCGAGACCGTCTCGACGCTGCTGGTGCTGCTGGTCGTGATCGCCGGCTTCGCCGTCGCCGCGCAGCGCTACTGGCGCGGGGAGGCGCTCGCGAACGCGGTCCCGCGCTTGCGCAACGAAGCGATCCACGCCCCGGCGCTGCTCGTCAACGCCTACTATTTCGACGCCGCGTACGATTGGCTGCTGGTGCGGCCGGCGCGCGCGCTGGGCAGCTGGTTCGTGCGCTTCGTCGACCCGCGCGTCATCGACGCCGGCGTGCGCGAGGCGGCGATCTCGGCGCAGTGGCTCGGCCACCTGTTCCGCAGCTTCGAGACGGGTCTGGTGCGCGTGTACGCGCTGACGATCGCGCTCGGCGTCGTGTGCTTCGTCGCCTACTACACGCTGAGCGGAGTCGCCCGATGA
- a CDS encoding NADH-quinone oxidoreductase subunit M, with translation MILTALVLVPIVVGFALYALPRTATGALRAIPALVAALAFFAALAGYAGGVPDVSVHWLARPFSAAFHLGFGPVSVWIVALLAVVTFSAALAIPASPRARALAAQLLVLQGAMNGVFLTKDLLLFALFWDLMLLPVFLVLIDHASHARAAWKYLVYNLAGGLALLLATAAYGVVAGSTDVIGHAPAPVIGATWGAWIFAGFALAFLIKTPVFPFHTWMPETYAELPPVMAAVVSAVQSKAGLYGFLVIGVPLLQAQMVDARGLMIALGLASLLYGALAALAANDAKRVVAYSSLSHLGLILIAVFSGSPLASTGALVYIVAHGLFSAALFITLGAVEQREETRDVTRLGGLGARNPRLAGALVLAALAALGLPGLAGFAGEILILTGVFKSGLVWPAIVALLPIILASAYMLRLYQGIMNGPEIPDLPVRRDLSWREGLALAPLVAAFVWLGVNPSALTVTPAAAGAQVGLAPAVEASRAR, from the coding sequence ATGATCTTGACCGCCCTGGTCTTGGTGCCGATCGTCGTCGGCTTCGCGCTCTACGCGCTGCCGCGCACGGCGACGGGTGCGCTGCGCGCGATCCCGGCCCTGGTCGCCGCGCTCGCGTTCTTCGCCGCGCTGGCCGGCTACGCCGGCGGCGTCCCCGACGTCTCGGTGCACTGGTTGGCGCGCCCGTTCAGCGCGGCGTTCCACCTCGGCTTCGGCCCCGTCTCGGTCTGGATCGTGGCCCTGCTGGCGGTGGTGACCTTCAGCGCGGCGCTGGCGATCCCGGCCAGCCCGCGCGCACGCGCCTTGGCGGCGCAGCTGCTGGTGCTGCAAGGTGCGATGAACGGCGTCTTCCTCACCAAGGACCTGCTGCTGTTCGCGCTGTTCTGGGACCTGATGCTGTTGCCGGTCTTCCTGGTGCTGATCGATCACGCGTCGCACGCGCGGGCCGCGTGGAAGTATCTCGTCTACAACTTGGCCGGCGGCTTGGCGCTGCTGCTCGCGACGGCCGCCTACGGCGTCGTCGCCGGCAGCACCGATGTCATCGGTCACGCGCCGGCGCCGGTCATCGGTGCGACCTGGGGCGCGTGGATCTTCGCCGGGTTCGCGTTGGCGTTCCTCATCAAGACGCCGGTCTTCCCGTTCCACACCTGGATGCCGGAGACGTACGCCGAGCTGCCGCCGGTGATGGCCGCCGTCGTCTCGGCGGTGCAATCGAAAGCCGGGCTCTACGGGTTCTTGGTGATCGGGGTGCCGCTGCTGCAGGCGCAGATGGTCGACGCGCGCGGGCTGATGATCGCGCTCGGGTTGGCCTCGCTGTTGTACGGCGCGCTGGCCGCGCTGGCGGCGAACGACGCGAAGCGCGTCGTCGCGTACAGCTCGCTCTCGCACCTCGGACTGATCCTGATCGCCGTGTTCAGCGGCTCGCCGCTGGCCTCTACCGGCGCGCTGGTCTACATCGTCGCGCACGGCCTGTTCAGCGCCGCGCTGTTCATCACGCTGGGCGCCGTCGAGCAGCGCGAGGAGACGCGCGACGTCACCCGCCTGGGCGGCCTGGGCGCGCGCAATCCGCGCTTGGCCGGCGCGCTGGTGCTGGCGGCCCTCGCCGCGCTGGGCTTGCCGGGCCTGGCCGGTTTCGCCGGCGAGATCCTGATCCTGACCGGCGTCTTCAAGAGCGGCCTGGTGTGGCCGGCGATCGTCGCGCTGCTGCCGATCATCCTCGCTTCGGCGTACATGCTGCGCCTCTACCAAGGGATCATGAACGGACCCGAGATTCCCGACCTGCCGGTGCGGCGCGATCTGAGCTGGCGCGAAGGACTGGCGCTCGCACCGCTGGTCGCCGCGTTCGTGTGGCTGGGCGTCAATCCGAGCGCGCTGACGGTGACGCCGGCGGCCGCCGGCGCGCAGGTCGGCCTGGCGCCGGCCGTGGAGGCGTCCCGTGCTCGTTAA